The nucleotide sequence CCTTGGCCTTCACCACCCCCGGCATCTCGCGCCGCACCAGTACCCCGCCTGCTTCGCGGCGTAGCCATATATCGATCAGCGGCGGGCAGTAGTTGGCTTTCGTCACGCCATAACGGACGAGTTGCTTGCGGTCTTCTTCCTTGACTCCGAACACTTCGGCCTCCCCCTCCGTCATGGTTTGGAGGAATGCTACCCAGCGGGCCTCGTCCACGAAAACGCTACTGCCCCGCGACGATTGCTGCTTATCCACGTCGCCGTTTAGCGCAGCCGCTTTGTTGGCATGGTGCAGGAAAACCACGGCAGCGCCTGTATCTGCGGCGATCCTCTCCATCGCTCGCATCACCCGGGCCGCGTCCCGCCGCTCGTTTTCCTCGCCGCCGTGCCAGCGAGACAGCGTGTCGATCACTACCAGCCGGGCACCTCGCGCCATTTTTTCGATGCCGGCAACAGTTTTTCCGTCATCCATCAAGTCCCCCGCCTTGCCGAGACATGGAGAGATTAGAGAGTTCGCCTTCATGTCCCCTCTCTCGCGCTCACTGAGTTGCTGCGCCACCGCTTTGATGCGC is from Thiobacillus denitrificans ATCC 25259 and encodes:
- a CDS encoding helicase RepA family protein produces the protein MSGLIITDSGYDWPILDIARALETEPEPLDFVLPGLLAGTVGSLVAPGATGKSFLALQVLAQITTGRDTLGVGEHPTGTVVFLAAEDPSNVLHMRIKAVAQQLSERERGDMKANSLISPCLGKAGDLMDDGKTVAGIEKMARGARLVVIDTLSRWHGGEENERRDAARVMRAMERIAADTGAAVVFLHHANKAAALNGDVDKQQSSRGSSVFVDEARWVAFLQTMTEGEAEVFGVKEEDRKQLVRYGVTKANYCPPLIDIWLRREAGGVLVRREMPGVVKAKAKTYAAASGGRGDDNDW